One genomic segment of Rhodohalobacter mucosus includes these proteins:
- a CDS encoding PhoH family protein: MGPAAEVEAIKEIIGEMISVARRSGDVNPGDVTTLLALANRSESRGKSGDRGIRETFAEDTGDIILHTHTGDAVTAKTAGQLNIVKASERNDILFAIGPAGTGKTYTSVALAVRALKDRKVKKIILARPAVEAGENLGFLPGDLKEKIDPYLRPLYDALEEMIEFDKLEFQLAKNIIEIAPLAYMRGRTLNNAFVILDEAQNATNTQMKMFLTRIGFNSRAIITGDITQTDLPKKQESGLISIQKILKDIDGISFVYLDQTDVVRHKLVRDIIDAYEKFEDKKR, from the coding sequence ATGGGACCTGCAGCCGAGGTGGAAGCGATTAAAGAAATTATCGGGGAAATGATCTCCGTTGCCCGGCGAAGCGGCGACGTGAACCCGGGGGATGTTACCACCCTTCTGGCACTGGCCAACAGATCGGAATCGAGGGGGAAATCGGGCGATCGCGGCATACGCGAGACATTTGCAGAGGATACGGGCGATATTATACTGCATACACACACCGGAGATGCTGTGACTGCAAAAACAGCCGGTCAGCTGAATATTGTGAAAGCCTCCGAGCGAAACGATATCCTCTTTGCAATCGGCCCGGCGGGTACGGGAAAAACCTATACTTCGGTAGCCCTTGCCGTGCGCGCTCTCAAAGACCGCAAAGTAAAAAAGATCATCCTTGCCCGTCCTGCAGTTGAAGCTGGTGAAAATCTGGGTTTTCTGCCGGGTGATCTGAAAGAGAAAATTGATCCCTATCTAAGGCCCCTCTACGACGCGCTTGAAGAGATGATTGAGTTTGACAAACTGGAGTTTCAGCTTGCAAAAAATATCATCGAAATCGCACCGCTTGCCTATATGCGGGGCCGTACGCTGAACAACGCTTTTGTGATCCTGGATGAGGCACAGAATGCCACCAACACTCAGATGAAGATGTTTCTGACCCGGATCGGGTTTAACAGCAGGGCAATTATTACAGGTGATATCACGCAGACCGACCTTCCCAAAAAGCAGGAATCGGGCCTAATTTCCATTCAGAAGATATTGAAGGATATAGACGGAATCTCCTTCGTGTATCTGGATCAGACGGATGTTGTTCGCCACAAACTTGTTCGCGACATCATAGACGCCTACGAAAAATTTGAGGATAAAAAACGCTGA